From a single Bdellovibrionota bacterium genomic region:
- a CDS encoding vitamin B12-dependent ribonucleotide reductase, with protein MRKPQQRSTTAAPQRGIKHPRYFTQAGVHPFDEIEWELCEANITNEKCEVVFLQKNIEAPKFWSQLATNVVVSKYFRGPLGTPQREHSVKQLVRRVADTMADWARTQKYFATEEDAQAFQDELTHLLVYQKMAFNSPVWFNVGIEKHPQCSACFINSVQDSMASILDLAKTEGMLFKGGSGTGTNLSPIRSSREQLAGGGQASGPVSFMKGYDAFAGVIKSGGKTRRAAKMVILNIDHPDIVSFIRCKEMEEKKAWALIDAGYDASFNGEAYSSIFFQNSNNSVRMTDEYMRAVEEDRSWATRAVTDGRPMDTYKARDLMGMICESAWVCGDPGLQFDSTINDWHTCPNTARINASNPCSEYMFLDDTACNLASLNLMKFVTPDGGFDTTSYRAALRTTILAQEIIVDNASYPTPTIERNSHDYRPLGIGYANLGALLMSMGLPYDSDEGRTYAAAITAILSGHTYRTSAEVSADRGPFAGYPKNREPMLRVIRKHADSVRGINRNLIPAELYSAAEEDWETAYELGKQYGFRNSQISVLAPTGTIGFMMDCDTTGVEPDIALIKYKKLVGGGFLKIVNNTVPQALKKLGYTPEETGKILKYIDEHETIEGAPSLKPEHLAVFDCAFKPLKGQRFIHYRGHIRMMGAVQPFISGAISKTVNVPNEISPEEIGTTYLEAWKLGLKAIAVYRDGCKRSQPLNTSKETKEKALAGKAYRHRLPDERQSITHKFSVAGHEGYITVGIYEDGQPGEIFLVMAKEGSVVSGLMDSFATGISLALQYGVPLKVLIDKFSHTRFEPSGLTGNRDIPFAKSVVDYIFRWLASKFLTKEDQQEVGVLDRSNGNGASQEMRVVKAAPAPRAAMAGAESAGGLKWSFRLQEDAPPCPDCGSIMVRNGICYKCMNCGTTSGCS; from the coding sequence ATGCGAAAACCGCAACAACGTTCAACTACCGCCGCGCCTCAACGCGGCATCAAACATCCTCGTTATTTCACACAGGCCGGCGTGCATCCGTTCGACGAGATCGAGTGGGAACTGTGCGAAGCCAATATCACCAACGAAAAATGCGAAGTCGTTTTTCTCCAAAAGAACATCGAGGCACCGAAGTTCTGGTCGCAGCTCGCGACGAACGTCGTCGTTTCCAAATATTTTCGCGGACCGCTAGGAACGCCCCAGAGAGAGCATTCGGTGAAGCAGCTGGTCCGGCGCGTGGCCGACACGATGGCGGATTGGGCGCGGACACAGAAATATTTCGCTACGGAAGAAGATGCGCAGGCATTTCAGGACGAGTTGACGCATCTGTTGGTGTATCAAAAAATGGCGTTCAACTCGCCGGTCTGGTTCAACGTGGGCATTGAGAAACATCCCCAGTGTTCGGCCTGTTTCATCAATTCGGTTCAGGACTCCATGGCCTCGATTCTCGATCTGGCGAAGACCGAAGGGATGCTTTTTAAGGGCGGCTCCGGTACGGGAACCAATCTTTCGCCGATCCGATCTTCCCGAGAGCAACTCGCGGGCGGAGGTCAAGCCTCGGGACCGGTCTCTTTCATGAAGGGCTACGATGCCTTCGCGGGCGTGATCAAATCGGGTGGTAAAACCCGGCGAGCAGCCAAGATGGTCATCTTAAACATCGACCATCCCGACATCGTTTCCTTCATCCGCTGTAAAGAAATGGAGGAAAAGAAGGCTTGGGCGCTGATCGACGCCGGCTATGACGCCTCGTTCAACGGAGAAGCCTATAGTTCCATTTTCTTTCAAAATTCGAACAATTCGGTGCGCATGACCGACGAGTACATGCGAGCCGTGGAGGAAGATCGAAGCTGGGCCACGCGGGCGGTGACCGACGGGCGCCCGATGGACACGTACAAGGCGCGCGATCTCATGGGCATGATCTGCGAATCCGCATGGGTGTGCGGCGATCCGGGTCTTCAGTTCGATTCGACGATCAACGATTGGCACACCTGCCCGAATACCGCCCGAATCAACGCTTCGAATCCATGCAGTGAATACATGTTTTTGGACGACACGGCATGCAACCTGGCCTCGTTGAATCTCATGAAGTTCGTGACGCCCGACGGCGGCTTCGACACCACGTCGTACCGGGCTGCCCTTCGAACCACGATTCTCGCGCAGGAAATCATCGTCGACAATGCCTCTTATCCGACGCCGACGATTGAACGAAACAGCCACGATTACCGGCCGCTGGGAATCGGCTACGCCAATTTGGGAGCGTTGCTCATGTCGATGGGTTTGCCCTACGACTCAGATGAAGGACGAACTTATGCGGCGGCCATCACGGCCATTCTATCCGGCCATACCTACCGAACTTCCGCGGAAGTCTCCGCGGATCGGGGACCGTTCGCCGGTTATCCGAAAAATCGCGAGCCGATGTTGCGTGTGATTCGAAAACATGCCGATTCGGTCCGAGGAATCAATCGCAATTTGATTCCGGCCGAGCTTTATTCGGCCGCAGAAGAGGATTGGGAAACGGCGTACGAGCTCGGGAAACAGTACGGTTTCCGAAACTCCCAGATCAGCGTCTTGGCCCCCACCGGCACCATCGGATTCATGATGGATTGCGATACGACGGGTGTGGAACCGGACATCGCCTTGATCAAGTATAAGAAACTGGTCGGCGGTGGGTTTCTAAAGATCGTCAACAACACCGTTCCTCAAGCCCTCAAGAAGCTAGGCTACACGCCGGAAGAGACCGGCAAGATCCTCAAATACATCGATGAACATGAAACGATCGAAGGAGCGCCGAGCCTGAAGCCGGAACATTTGGCGGTTTTTGACTGCGCATTCAAACCGCTCAAAGGCCAGCGATTCATTCATTACCGGGGCCACATTCGGATGATGGGCGCGGTGCAGCCGTTCATCTCGGGAGCGATTTCGAAAACCGTGAACGTACCCAACGAAATCTCGCCGGAGGAAATCGGAACGACCTATTTGGAAGCTTGGAAACTGGGGTTGAAAGCGATCGCCGTCTATCGCGACGGCTGCAAACGGTCACAACCCCTCAATACGTCCAAGGAGACCAAGGAAAAAGCTCTGGCGGGAAAGGCCTATCGGCACCGTCTCCCGGACGAGCGGCAATCGATCACCCACAAATTCTCCGTGGCGGGCCACGAAGGCTACATTACCGTGGGAATCTATGAAGATGGGCAACCGGGGGAGATCTTTCTGGTCATGGCGAAGGAAGGATCTGTGGTCTCCGGTCTCATGGATTCGTTCGCCACGGGAATATCCCTGGCCCTTCAATACGGCGTGCCGCTGAAGGTCCTCATCGACAAATTCAGCCACACTCGATTTGAACCGTCCGGGTTGACCGGGAACCGGGATATCCCGTTCGCGAAATCCGTCGTCGACTACATTTTCCGGTGGCTGGCCTCGAAGTTCCTGACGAAAGAGGATCAGCAGGAAGTCGGAGTCTTGGACCGAAGCAACGGCAACGGCGCCTCGCAGGAAATGCGGGTTGTAAAAGCGGCGCCTGCACCGCGAGCCGCTATGGCCGGCGCCGAATCGGCCGGCGGACTGAAGTGGAGCTTCCGACTTCAGGAGGACGCGCCCCCCTGTCCCGATTGCGGGTCGATCATGGTGCGCAACGGCATCTGCTACAAGTGCATGAACTGCGGAACGACGAGTGGGTGTTCGTAG
- a CDS encoding type II toxin-antitoxin system VapC family toxin — MVVDTSVILAVLFREPAGEWAVQQLNEHSSELRMSTVNLAEALIRAHDRQPQLKEELENLLFESAIRFVSPDVEQARLAAGARMRFPLNLGDCFAYALAVVENCPILAIDKDFRRTDRPVVMP; from the coding sequence ATGGTCGTGGACACCTCTGTCATCCTGGCTGTGTTGTTTCGGGAACCGGCCGGTGAATGGGCCGTCCAGCAATTGAACGAACACAGCTCAGAGCTCCGTATGAGTACCGTTAATTTGGCCGAGGCCTTAATCCGTGCGCACGACAGGCAGCCTCAATTGAAGGAGGAGTTGGAGAACTTGTTATTCGAAAGCGCGATTCGTTTCGTATCCCCAGACGTGGAACAAGCCAGATTGGCGGCCGGCGCGCGGATGCGATTTCCCCTCAATCTCGGGGACTGTTTCGCCTACGCCTTGGCCGTTGTTGAGAACTGCCCTATTCTCGCCATCGACAAAGATTTTCGGCGGACCGACCGTCCGGTCGTAATGCCGTGA
- a CDS encoding sodium-translocating pyrophosphatase, whose protein sequence is MNLRTLGSRLGLFFTLLFVQTSAALAGEAELILPDVRTVTFSGASGGTILTFGLLISAIGFLFGVVMYSKLRRLPVHSSMLEISDLIYESCKQYLITQGKFILLLELFIGAIMVVYFGWLRHLPVNRVAVILFFSLVGIAGSYGVAWFGIRINTVANSRAAFASLQGKPFPTYAIPLKAGMSIGLALISVELFIMLAILLFIPGDYAGPCFIGFAIGESLGAAALRIAGGIFTKIADIGSDLMKIVFKIKEDDARNPGVVADCAGDNAGDSVGPSADGFETYGVTGVALIAFILIAVKDPAIQVQLLVWIFAMRIMMIVTSMVSYLVNESFARARYLNAEKMNFEAPLTSLVWLTSIISVVVTYIVSYLLIPGLGDGTLWWKLSTIITCGTIAGAVIPELVKIFTSTESGHVQEIVTSSREGGASLNILSGLIAGNFSAYWMGLVIVGLMGIAYYMSLQGLVVLMIAPAVFAFGLVAFGFLGMGPVTIAVDSYGPVTDNAQSVYELSTIETLPGIKDDLKKNFGFEPNFARAKHLLESNDSAGNTFKATAKPVLIGTAVVGATTLIFSIIVLLTHGLVENVDKLSLLHPPFLLGLVTGGAIIYWFTGASCQAVTTGAYRAVQFIKANIKLEGSTKASVSDSKHVVEICTQYAQKGMFNIFLTVFFSTLAFACLEPFFFIGYLISIALFGLYQAIFMANAGGAWDNAKKWVEVELNEKGTPLHAATVVGDTVGDPFKDTSSVAMNPIIKFTTLFGLLAVEMAIELNRGTSRMLAAIFFALSLIFVWRSFYAMRIPVAEAAAREVRKSATGGAR, encoded by the coding sequence ATGAATTTACGAACTCTTGGATCCCGCCTGGGCCTCTTTTTCACCCTCCTTTTCGTTCAGACTTCGGCGGCCTTGGCCGGCGAGGCGGAGCTCATCCTTCCGGATGTCCGGACGGTGACCTTCAGCGGCGCTTCCGGCGGAACCATCCTGACGTTTGGACTCCTCATCAGCGCCATCGGTTTCCTCTTTGGCGTCGTGATGTATTCCAAGCTCCGGCGATTGCCGGTGCACAGCTCGATGCTGGAGATTTCGGACCTGATCTACGAGAGCTGCAAGCAGTACCTCATCACGCAAGGGAAATTCATCCTTCTGCTCGAGCTCTTTATCGGGGCCATTATGGTCGTTTACTTCGGATGGCTTCGACACCTCCCCGTCAATCGGGTGGCCGTCATCCTCTTTTTCAGTTTGGTCGGTATCGCCGGCAGTTACGGCGTGGCGTGGTTCGGCATCCGGATCAACACGGTGGCCAATTCCCGGGCGGCGTTTGCGAGTCTTCAGGGTAAACCGTTCCCGACGTACGCCATTCCACTCAAGGCGGGGATGAGCATCGGCCTCGCGCTCATCAGCGTGGAACTCTTCATCATGCTCGCGATTCTTCTTTTTATTCCGGGGGACTATGCCGGCCCCTGCTTCATCGGGTTCGCCATCGGCGAATCGCTCGGGGCGGCGGCCCTTCGGATCGCCGGCGGAATCTTCACCAAGATCGCCGACATCGGCTCCGATCTCATGAAGATCGTCTTCAAGATTAAGGAAGATGACGCCCGAAATCCCGGGGTCGTGGCCGACTGTGCCGGAGACAACGCCGGCGACTCGGTCGGCCCCAGCGCCGACGGGTTCGAGACGTATGGCGTGACCGGCGTTGCGCTCATCGCCTTCATCCTGATCGCCGTAAAAGATCCGGCCATTCAGGTTCAGCTTCTCGTTTGGATCTTTGCGATGCGCATCATGATGATCGTGACCAGTATGGTTTCGTACTTAGTCAACGAGTCGTTCGCTCGTGCGAGGTATCTAAATGCCGAGAAAATGAATTTTGAGGCGCCGCTGACGTCACTTGTATGGCTGACCTCGATCATTTCCGTGGTCGTAACCTATATTGTTTCTTATCTCCTGATCCCCGGTTTGGGAGACGGGACGCTTTGGTGGAAACTCTCGACGATTATCACATGCGGCACGATCGCGGGCGCCGTGATTCCCGAACTGGTCAAAATTTTTACATCTACGGAGTCGGGCCACGTCCAAGAAATTGTCACTTCCTCGCGGGAAGGGGGCGCCTCTCTGAATATTCTTTCCGGTCTGATCGCCGGGAATTTCAGCGCGTATTGGATGGGCCTTGTCATCGTGGGATTGATGGGCATTGCTTACTACATGAGCCTTCAAGGGCTCGTTGTTTTGATGATAGCCCCGGCCGTCTTTGCGTTCGGCCTTGTGGCGTTCGGGTTTTTGGGGATGGGACCGGTGACGATCGCCGTGGATTCATATGGACCTGTGACGGACAACGCACAGTCGGTCTATGAACTTTCGACGATCGAGACGTTGCCGGGAATCAAGGATGATCTCAAGAAGAACTTCGGGTTCGAACCAAACTTCGCCCGAGCCAAACACCTTTTGGAGAGTAATGACAGTGCGGGGAACACGTTCAAGGCGACGGCCAAACCGGTCTTGATCGGAACGGCCGTCGTGGGCGCCACGACGCTGATCTTTTCAATCATCGTTCTCTTAACGCACGGCTTAGTCGAGAACGTGGATAAGCTCTCGCTGCTCCATCCGCCGTTTCTTCTCGGATTGGTGACGGGAGGAGCGATTATTTACTGGTTCACGGGCGCTTCGTGCCAAGCCGTGACGACCGGTGCTTATCGAGCGGTCCAGTTCATCAAGGCGAACATCAAACTGGAGGGTTCGACCAAGGCGTCCGTTTCCGACAGCAAGCACGTCGTCGAGATCTGCACGCAGTATGCGCAAAAAGGGATGTTCAATATCTTTCTGACCGTCTTTTTCTCGACGTTGGCGTTCGCTTGCCTCGAGCCGTTTTTCTTCATCGGCTATCTGATCTCTATCGCTCTCTTCGGTCTCTATCAGGCTATTTTCATGGCCAATGCCGGCGGCGCTTGGGATAACGCCAAGAAATGGGTGGAGGTGGAGCTCAACGAAAAGGGGACCCCCCTGCACGCGGCTACGGTCGTCGGGGATACGGTCGGGGATCCGTTCAAGGACACGTCGTCCGTGGCGATGAATCCGATCATCAAGTTCACGACGCTCTTCGGTCTTCTGGCTGTGGAAATGGCGATCGAGCTCAATCGGGGCACAAGCCGAATGCTGGCGGCCATCTTTTTCGCCCTTTCGCTGATTTTTGTTTGGCGGTCGTTTTACGCTATGAGGATTCCAGTGGCAGAAGCGGCTGCGAGGGAGGTACGCAAAAGCGCCACGGGAGGTGCACGATGA
- a CDS encoding putative toxin-antitoxin system toxin component, PIN family: MKVLLDSNVLVAALATRGLCAALFETCLKSHQIIGTDQILDEVQKALAEKVKLPALLVMGIRKYLLSEWTQVTPEDVAPTSCRDPTDLSILGAALSGKADAIVTGDMGLLVLKSFQGIPIFTPREFWARLTSGISGQ; this comes from the coding sequence GTGAAGGTTCTTTTGGACTCGAACGTCCTTGTCGCGGCATTAGCGACGCGGGGACTCTGTGCGGCGCTGTTCGAAACCTGCCTTAAGTCTCACCAGATCATTGGAACAGATCAGATCCTAGACGAGGTCCAGAAAGCTTTGGCCGAAAAAGTTAAGTTGCCCGCACTTCTCGTCATGGGGATCCGAAAATACCTGCTCTCCGAATGGACTCAGGTGACTCCCGAGGACGTTGCGCCCACAAGTTGTCGAGATCCAACGGATCTTTCGATCCTCGGCGCAGCGCTGAGCGGAAAAGCGGACGCTATTGTCACGGGTGACATGGGTCTACTCGTCCTAAAAAGCTTTCAGGGCATCCCGATTTTCACCCCAAGAGAGTTCTGGGCACGCCTCACATCGGGGATAAGCGGCCAATAA
- a CDS encoding cytochrome c peroxidase — MKSLPGFFLAVWVTSALAAPDWEKANPIQPLPKPPLGIDSQWSDLKDPPTPESVRLGRWLFFDKRLSADGTISCASCHVPEHAFSERTPVSTGIRGQKGGRKAPSFVNQAWALYPNFFWDGRASSLETQAGGPMENPIEMGNTHAAVVNTCSQVSGYKKYFKEAFGSEDVSIDRIKRAIADYERTRMSGNSAYDRFIDGDKSALSAEAQTGMDLFFGKAECNQCHLGQNLSDSLFHNLGIGWNPKSKKFADQGRIVVSKKKEDLGAFKTPTVRDVTKHPPYMHDGSIRTLREVVDHYNKGGHKNPQLSPKIRPLHMNEKEVAAIVAFMESLDGEGYMDKAPASFPQ, encoded by the coding sequence ATGAAGAGCTTGCCTGGGTTTTTCCTCGCGGTTTGGGTGACGTCGGCATTGGCGGCGCCGGATTGGGAAAAGGCGAATCCGATTCAGCCGCTGCCCAAACCGCCGCTAGGAATCGACAGTCAGTGGAGCGATCTGAAGGACCCGCCCACACCCGAAAGTGTTCGTCTCGGCCGGTGGCTCTTTTTCGATAAGCGTCTTTCGGCGGACGGAACGATCTCCTGCGCGTCTTGCCATGTCCCGGAACATGCGTTTTCGGAGCGGACTCCCGTATCGACGGGGATTCGCGGACAAAAGGGCGGAAGAAAGGCCCCCTCGTTCGTCAATCAGGCGTGGGCCCTCTATCCCAATTTCTTTTGGGACGGTCGGGCAAGTTCGCTGGAAACGCAGGCGGGCGGACCGATGGAAAATCCGATCGAAATGGGCAATACGCACGCGGCCGTCGTAAACACCTGCTCGCAAGTCAGCGGATACAAGAAATATTTTAAAGAAGCGTTCGGAAGCGAGGATGTCAGCATCGATCGGATCAAGAGGGCCATCGCCGACTACGAGCGCACCCGCATGAGCGGAAACTCCGCATACGACCGATTCATCGACGGCGACAAATCCGCGCTCTCCGCGGAAGCCCAAACAGGAATGGATCTTTTTTTTGGAAAAGCGGAATGCAATCAATGCCACCTTGGCCAAAACCTTTCCGACAGCCTTTTTCATAATCTGGGTATCGGATGGAATCCGAAGAGTAAGAAATTCGCCGATCAGGGGCGGATCGTCGTGAGCAAAAAGAAAGAAGATCTGGGGGCGTTCAAGACGCCCACGGTTCGCGACGTCACAAAGCATCCGCCGTATATGCACGACGGATCGATCCGGACGCTTCGTGAGGTCGTCGACCATTACAACAAGGGTGGCCACAAAAACCCGCAGTTGTCGCCAAAAATTCGGCCGCTCCATATGAATGAAAAGGAAGTCGCCGCTATCGTGGCGTTCATGGAGTCGCTGGACGGCGAGGGCTACATGGACAAAGCCCCCGCTTCGTTTCCACAGTAA
- a CDS encoding dicarboxylate/amino acid:cation symporter — protein MPLHTRMLIGAFTGAALGVAAFLLFGQDPRLAWVIRYFTQPAGQIFLRLLFMLIIPLVFSALVLGVVGLGDVRRLGRIGLKTLIYTIFVSSIAVGIGIFLVNVLRPGEGMSEAAKARLLEGAAQRASILSTATAPKTGMDLLIQIVPDNPIKAAVNGDLLAVMFFSLMLGIGLSMTQTEASKRFQEAVEGLYDVTMKLIHVVISFAPIGVAALLFTLTAQLGYEIVWQLARFVGVVLLGLAIHQFVVYSFTVKFMGKMSPVTFFRGISEAMLTAFSTASSNATLPTSIQVAEENLKLPPHVSRFVLTVGSTANQNGTALFEGVTVLFLAQFYGIHLVLTQQLMVVGVCILGGIGTAGVPAGSIPVVAMILGMVGVPVEGIGLILGVDRFLDMCRTTLNVTGDLAAAVVISRGEEWLVPGTVPVSLQSGAPTT, from the coding sequence ATGCCATTACACACGCGAATGTTGATCGGCGCTTTTACCGGCGCCGCCCTGGGAGTCGCCGCGTTTCTCCTGTTCGGACAGGATCCTCGTCTCGCTTGGGTCATTCGATACTTTACACAACCTGCGGGGCAAATTTTTCTGCGCCTGCTTTTCATGCTCATTATCCCCCTTGTTTTTTCGGCTCTCGTTCTGGGCGTCGTAGGCCTGGGGGACGTTCGGAGACTCGGTCGCATCGGTCTGAAGACGCTGATCTACACCATTTTTGTCTCGTCGATCGCCGTGGGAATCGGAATTTTTCTCGTAAACGTTCTGAGACCGGGGGAGGGGATGTCGGAAGCTGCCAAAGCCCGTCTCTTGGAGGGGGCGGCGCAGCGGGCCTCCATCCTTTCTACGGCGACGGCTCCAAAGACCGGAATGGACCTTTTGATTCAAATCGTTCCGGACAACCCGATCAAAGCCGCCGTCAATGGGGACCTCTTGGCGGTGATGTTCTTTTCTCTCATGCTCGGTATCGGTCTTTCAATGACGCAAACGGAGGCTTCCAAACGTTTTCAGGAGGCCGTGGAAGGCTTGTACGACGTGACGATGAAGTTGATCCACGTCGTCATCTCGTTCGCGCCGATCGGTGTGGCGGCACTTTTATTTACGCTCACGGCTCAACTGGGGTACGAGATCGTGTGGCAACTCGCGCGCTTCGTGGGGGTCGTTCTTCTCGGACTCGCGATTCATCAATTCGTTGTCTACTCGTTCACGGTGAAGTTCATGGGGAAAATGAGCCCCGTTACGTTCTTTCGGGGAATCAGCGAAGCGATGCTGACCGCCTTTTCCACCGCTTCAAGTAACGCAACCCTTCCGACGTCGATTCAGGTGGCGGAGGAAAATCTAAAGCTTCCCCCGCACGTCAGCCGATTTGTCCTTACGGTGGGATCCACGGCCAACCAAAACGGAACGGCTCTGTTTGAGGGGGTGACGGTTCTGTTCTTGGCGCAATTCTACGGAATTCACCTCGTCCTGACGCAGCAGCTGATGGTAGTGGGAGTTTGTATTCTGGGTGGCATCGGCACGGCGGGTGTTCCGGCCGGCTCGATACCTGTTGTGGCGATGATCTTGGGAATGGTGGGAGTCCCGGTGGAAGGGATCGGCCTCATCTTGGGAGTGGATCGGTTCCTCGATATGTGCCGGACGACGCTGAACGTAACAGGCGATCTGGCGGCGGCGGTCGTGATCTCGCGCGGGGAAGAATGGCTCGTTCCGGGAACCGTCCCGGTCTCACTCCAAAGCGGCGCTCCAACCACCTAG
- a CDS encoding DUF554 domain-containing protein, whose translation MLGVFVNAAAIVFGTLLGIATRKILSESLLSAIRIGIGYATIALGLKMALKYESVVLLVSCLVAGGLIGAWLKIEANMEQLGERLKRIFGKRSDSQFPIGFAFASILFCTGAMAVVGSINSGALGDHEVLMAKSMLDGIFSITLGAIYGIGVAFSAITILLYQGTIALIAPKINALLQPSVINDLSGVGGVLVLMIGVNISGIKKIAVGDYFPAVILVLLVAPWITR comes from the coding sequence ATGTTAGGTGTCTTTGTAAACGCCGCAGCCATAGTCTTCGGGACGTTGCTCGGGATCGCTACTCGCAAGATTCTGTCCGAATCGCTTTTATCCGCCATTCGGATCGGCATCGGTTACGCGACAATTGCCCTGGGTCTGAAAATGGCGCTCAAATACGAAAGTGTCGTTTTGCTTGTCTCGTGCTTGGTGGCGGGCGGACTGATCGGCGCATGGCTAAAGATCGAAGCCAACATGGAACAGCTTGGGGAACGTCTCAAACGCATTTTCGGAAAACGCTCGGACAGCCAGTTTCCCATCGGCTTTGCGTTTGCGTCGATCCTCTTTTGTACCGGCGCGATGGCGGTCGTTGGATCGATCAATTCAGGCGCCCTGGGCGATCATGAAGTTCTGATGGCAAAATCGATGTTGGACGGAATTTTCTCAATTACGCTAGGTGCGATTTACGGCATCGGCGTAGCGTTCTCGGCCATTACGATTTTGCTGTATCAGGGCACGATCGCCTTGATTGCGCCCAAGATCAATGCTCTGCTTCAACCGTCGGTTATTAACGATCTATCCGGCGTCGGCGGCGTCTTAGTCCTGATGATCGGTGTGAACATCTCCGGCATCAAAAAGATCGCCGTCGGTGACTACTTCCCGGCCGTTATCCTTGTGTTACTCGTCGCCCCGTGGATTACGCGTTGA
- a CDS encoding ribbon-helix-helix protein, CopG family produces MKTTLTVRLPAGLRQELRKLSRAERLSVSDIIRDSLKQYLATRRFRNLRRKVLPFAEAQGLLTDEDIFKQMS; encoded by the coding sequence ATGAAAACAACGCTGACTGTACGACTTCCGGCCGGTCTTCGGCAGGAGCTACGAAAATTAAGCCGGGCCGAAAGGCTCTCTGTTAGTGACATCATCCGTGATTCGTTGAAGCAATATCTGGCCACCCGCCGCTTCCGGAACCTTCGCCGAAAAGTACTTCCTTTTGCCGAAGCCCAAGGGCTTTTAACCGACGAAGACATCTTTAAACAAATGTCGTGA